A single Pseudodesulfovibrio aespoeensis Aspo-2 DNA region contains:
- the purF gene encoding amidophosphoribosyltransferase, with product MKKEYCGLFGVYGHKEAARMTYFGLYALQHRGQESAGIVTWDGETIREQKGMGLVADVFNERHLSKELKGDIAMGHIRYSTTGASLIRNAQPFLVRHGDLRLAVAHNGNLVNTYELRTELEQNGSIFQTTMDTEVFAHLIIKYLHETDTIEAAIAKACSRVRGAYSMLIMANDKLIALKDPNGVRPLGLGRVGDRYVFATETCAFDLIEAEYLRPLEPGEIVTIHKNKLTSLRFNDTEPKRQCIFELIYFARPDSNIFGDVVYERRKAMGVMLAKEAPVDADFVMPFPDSGNYAAVGYSQESGLPLELAMICNHYVGRTFIQPSQDMRDFSVRVKLNPVKSMVKGKRIIIIEDSIVRGTTIRARVRKLRELGARELHLRVSCPAIKFPCFYGIDFSSKGELIAANHSVEDIARFMGLDSLHYLTIPGLLDSVTDDDAWCLACFDGNYPIPLSDKMGKDCLEANPGIIKEFC from the coding sequence ATGAAAAAAGAGTATTGCGGTCTTTTCGGAGTCTACGGCCACAAAGAGGCCGCCAGGATGACCTACTTCGGCCTCTATGCCCTGCAGCACCGCGGGCAGGAGTCGGCTGGCATCGTCACCTGGGACGGCGAGACTATCCGTGAGCAGAAGGGCATGGGGCTGGTAGCCGATGTGTTCAACGAGCGCCACTTGAGCAAGGAGCTCAAGGGCGACATCGCCATGGGCCACATCCGCTATTCCACCACCGGTGCCTCCCTCATCCGCAACGCCCAGCCGTTTCTCGTCCGCCATGGTGACCTGCGGCTGGCCGTGGCCCACAACGGCAATCTGGTCAACACCTATGAGTTGCGGACCGAGCTTGAGCAAAACGGATCAATCTTCCAGACCACCATGGATACCGAGGTCTTTGCCCACCTGATCATCAAGTATCTGCACGAGACCGACACCATCGAGGCGGCCATCGCCAAGGCGTGTTCCAGGGTCCGCGGCGCGTACTCCATGCTGATCATGGCCAACGACAAGCTCATCGCCCTCAAGGATCCCAACGGCGTCAGGCCGCTCGGCCTTGGCCGGGTGGGCGACCGCTACGTCTTTGCCACCGAGACCTGCGCCTTTGACCTGATCGAGGCGGAATACCTGCGTCCGCTGGAGCCCGGCGAGATCGTCACCATCCACAAGAACAAGCTGACCTCCCTGCGGTTCAACGACACGGAACCCAAGCGTCAGTGCATCTTTGAGCTGATCTATTTCGCCCGGCCCGACTCCAACATCTTCGGCGATGTGGTCTACGAGCGGCGCAAGGCCATGGGCGTCATGCTCGCCAAAGAGGCCCCGGTGGACGCGGACTTTGTCATGCCGTTCCCGGACTCGGGCAACTACGCCGCCGTGGGCTATTCCCAGGAGTCCGGCCTGCCGCTCGAGCTGGCCATGATCTGCAACCATTACGTGGGCCGCACCTTCATCCAGCCATCGCAGGACATGCGCGACTTCTCGGTGCGGGTGAAGCTCAACCCGGTCAAGAGCATGGTCAAGGGCAAGCGCATCATCATCATCGAGGACTCCATCGTGCGCGGCACCACCATCCGCGCCCGGGTGCGCAAGCTGCGTGAACTGGGAGCGCGCGAGTTGCACCTGCGCGTCAGTTGCCCGGCCATCAAGTTCCCCTGTTTTTACGGCATCGATTTCTCGTCCAAGGGCGAGCTGATCGCGGCCAATCATTCGGTGGAGGACATAGCCCGGTTCATGGGGCTTGATTCCCTCCACTACCTGACCATCCCCGGCCTGCTCGACTCGGTCACGGACGACGACGCCTGGTGCCTAGCCTGTTTCGACGGCAATTATCCCATTCCCCTGTCCGACAAGATGGGCAAGGACTGCCTTGAGGCCAACCCCGGTATCATCAAGGAATTCTGCTAG